In Eublepharis macularius isolate TG4126 chromosome 4, MPM_Emac_v1.0, whole genome shotgun sequence, the following are encoded in one genomic region:
- the LOC129328866 gene encoding zinc finger protein RFP-like, with translation MAAESIVKQFCEETTCSVCLEHFNEPVTVECGHNFCQACITQCWEEVDTGVSCPQCREIFQQKTFRPNWQLANLVELVKKLQAGKEAEGKWGVCKRHQEPLKLFCNDDQASICVVCDRSMEHRNHSVLPMEEAFLEYKKEIQAQLESLKQEREKLWKQKVVEDRRSQIFLARVEAEKRKTKSAFQRIHSFLEQQERLRLLPLEELEGEVEKKNKGNLSRFTEEISDLNCLITEMEGKLQQPENKFVQSPKTILSRHEKKPKRQRLELPPVLEQALRLYSQQTPGLQKALEKCEESLNEKMAQVLRKVSLKESVVQVWKKVDVTLDPDTAHPCLVLSQDLKSVTRGQTVQNLRDRPERFDTLQCVLGQEKFTSGRHWWEVEVKGGQGTWAVGVARESVKRKGNISLNPDEGFWVVQTARRYDSCNNCTSWQITALTSSQSIAISDVVPQKIQVSLDYEDGIVEFFVVNTNQRLFTFPSVSFSGETLCPYFFTTKRITLKC, from the exons aTGGCAGCCGAAAGTATTGTCAAGCAGTTCTGTGAGGAAACAACTTGTTCCGTGTGCCTGGAACACTTCAACGAGCCAGTGACAGTTGAATGTGGGCACAATTTCTGTCAGGCCTGCATCACCCAGTGCTGGGAGGAGGTGGACACAGGAGTTTCTTGCCCTCAATGCAGAGAAATTTTCCAGCAAAAAACTTTTAGGCCAAACTGGCAGCTGGCAAACCTTGTGGAACTTGTCAAGAAACTTCAGGCAGGAAAAGAAGCAGAGGGGAAGTGGGGAGTGTGCAAGAGGCACCAGGAGCCCCTGAAACTCTTCTGCAATGATGATCAAGCCTCCATCTGTGTGGTGTGTGACAGATCCATGGAGCATCGAAATCACAGTGTCCTTCCTATGGAGGAGGCTTTCCTAGAGTATAAG AAAGAGATCCAGGCTCAACTTGAGTCTctgaagcaagagagagaaaagctttggAAACAGAAAGTGGTGGAGGACCGGAGAAGCCAGATCTTTCTG GCACGCGTAGAAGCAGAGAAACGGAAGACCAAGTCAGCCTTTCAAAGGATACACAGTTTTCTTGAGCAACAAGAGCGGCTGAGGCTGTTGCCGTTGGAGGAGCTGGAGGGAGAGGTGGAAAAGAAGAACAAAGGAAACCTCTCCAGATTCACTGAAGAAATCTCAGATCTAAATTGCCTGATCACAGAGATGGAGGGGAAGCTGCAGCAGCCTGAAAACAAATTTGTGCAG aGTCCCAAAACAATATTGAGCAG ACATGAGAAGAAGCCAAAAAGGCAGCGGTTGGAACTTCCTCCAGTACTGGAACAGGCTCTCAGGTTATACTCACAGCAAACTCCTGGATTGCAGAAGGCTCTGGAAAAATGTGAAG AGTCTTTGAATGAAAAAATGGCGCAGGTGCTGAGAAAAG TCTCTCTCAAGGAATCGGTGGTTCAGGTGTGGAAAAAAG TGGACGTGACTCTGGATCCAGACACAGCGCATCCCTGCCTCGTTCTATCTCAGGATCTGAAGAGTGTGACACGGGGACAGACAGTGCAGAACCTACGCGACAGACCTGAGAGATTTGATACCCTACAATGTGTGCTGGGCCAAGAGAAATTCACCTCAGGAAGACACTGGTGGGAGGTGGAGGTGAAAGGTGGACAGGGAACGTGGGCTGTGGGTGTCGCTAGAGAGAGTGTCAAGAGGAAGGGAAATATCTCCCTTAATCCTGATGAAGGATTCTGGGTTGTGCAGACAGCAAGAAGGTATGATTCTTGTAATAATTGTACATCTTGGCAGATAACTGCTTTGACGTCATCTCAGTCAATCGCTATATCTGATGTCGTTCCCCAAAAGATACAGGTGTCCCTGGACTATGAAGACGGTATTGTGGAGTTTTTTGTTGTGAATACAAACCAAAGGCTCTTCACTTTCCCTTCAGTCTCATTCTCTGGGGAGACACTTTGTCCCTATTTCTTCACTACTAAAAGAATCACATTGAAGTGCTGA